AAAAACTTTCATCTGCCTCATCTATACAAAGCATCCCGTTACAATATAACTAATTTAAACATATTACTTTCAGCATCCTTTGCActacacatttgtttatttttagagattTCCACTCATGTCTCACTGTGTACAggattgattgttttttattttatcactaTTCCTGATTTAAAGTTACCTTCATAGATCTGTGTGTAGTGGTGTAATTGTTTGTGCTCCCTGTGCCAAGATAGTTGTCCTTTTTAAATTTGTCGACAtctatttctgtgtttgaagaATTAGAGCAAAGTAAAACTGATATCAAATTCCTTGTTTGTGAACACATACTTTGCCAATAAAGCAAATTCTGATGctgcatgtaaaaaaatgtcatgaagcCATTTGTCGCTCTCTCTTCAGGTCTGTGGAGCACTGTTTCCACATGTGTGACAGGATGGTGATCTATTTCTTCATCGCTGCCTCCTATGCCCCCTGGTAAACGTACAACCCAGctatgtgtttgtatatatacgTGAATGTGTGCTTGTAGACAAtatttgcagttttttgtttctgtttgtgcttCATTAGGCTGAACCTGAGAGAGCTGGGTCCCTGGGCAAGTCACATGCGTTGGTTGGTGTGGGTCATGGCCTCTTTTGGGACCACAtacgtcttcttcttccatgAGAGGTCAGTTCATCCATTTACTGCAGTGTTGAGCTGTTTGTCGATATATATATCAACTTAAACTTTCCTCTGATGTTAGAAAATATTCTGAACTGAAAAGTCCAcctacaagtttttttttttttttgcttaaaaaaGTATTCCATCTTCCTCATGATTTAATTTCAGCATAGGGATGCACCAATCTAACCccctgccaccccccccccccccccctaaaaaaaaaattaaaaaattaagctaaagaaaacaacaacttatAGGCTACCTAaggaacatcttttttttacatttcagcttAACTCACAATCTGTCTTCTGAATTGTTGGTAACGTTATCTTTTCTTGTATCCTCTACATTAACAAGCATTGTTTAACATGTAATAAAtggattttatttatattatagatatagatatatatctataatataaatatctatatagatatagatatttATATTATTGCTGACATCATTTTCCAGTTTCTAAGTAGAACCAACCATTGCCTTcacattaaaatgcatttattgtGAAGCATAAAGTGGAAGTGGCAGAGTATCATATTAGCATTGCACAATTGAATTTAGCAAAGCAGAGGAAGACCAAGTGTTaccatgagtctggttttgctcaaCATTTCagcctgttaaaaggaagtttttcttgccactgtaacagagataacatttgttatgaggTGTATACACAACCAAATACCCCAAGGGAATATGATCTTTAAATAATCAGTAGGGTTTGGCTGATTCCCAATCCAGTTTCTTAAGGTCAGCATTAGTGAAGAGACCAGTGGTAAAAGTATTTCTACAAAAGTTGAATGTCTTAGCTTTAACCACTTTTAACAACATAAAGAGAACATTGGCAAGAaccccccttctcctctctgtttcagGTATAAGATCATGGAGTTGATCTGCTACACAGTGATGGGAGTTTTTCCTGCCTTGGTCATCCTCTCCATGGTGAGCTCGCTCACTCAGTCTCACTTGTtgtatttgaattttatttcatcatttcctgcatgtaatATCTTTGAAACATAATCAAATGTCTGCCTCTTCTCAGCCCGAGCAGGCGGGATTGTGTGAGCTGCTGTTGGGTGGAGCCTGCTACTGTATGGGGATggtcttttttaaaagtgatggcATCGTCCCATTCGCCCATGCCATCTGGCACCTGTTTGTTGCCATGGGAGCCGCCATACACTACTATGCCATCTGGAAGTATCTCTATGTCCTGCCACCCAATCAGGTCCAGACCTCCAGATGACATCCGCGCTCACCTCAAAGGAAGTAGCTCCTGTATTTAAGAAAATTCAAGGTGATGTTGATGTGAGCTATTTCCTGATTCAGGGGCTGTTCTTTTTTTGGAAGGTATATTGTTACCACCTACTGAAATAAGAAAATTCAGCCTCACAATGAAAAAAACTAAAGGTGCATTAAGGTGCTTCTTCTCAACTCTTAAAGTCAGAAAAATCCATGTCCATCACCAGGAAATTTCACTGAATCTGCTCAGTTGTGTCAAGATGCTGAGTCTACAGCACAGAGTGTATAAAGTAAGTACACATAGCCGTCTTGATATCAGCCGTCAGTAGATAGAGTAGGAAATGCTCCCCAGAACataggggaatgacatgcgggaaaggagccgcaggttggacttgaacctgggccgcccgctttcaGGACTATTGCCTGTGTACATGGGGGTAAGGCCTAACCACTAGGCAATCTGCTCCCATCTCCCATCTGCTTGCatacaattttattttatttctcaacCAGAATGTGTTGTCCCCTACTTGTATGGTAAGAATAGTTAAGAATGGAGGTATGAGGCAATTCCACAATGTCTTTACTTCTGACAGCAGAGGCTAAGTCTACTTCTTATATACAGCCAGTGGCTTCAACCTAATTTCTGTTGTGAGCATTCTAAAAATACCTTCAATGACAATAATTAAATGCTggcatttgaaatgttttataatcAGGGCAGAGGACAAAGCTGAAGTAATGAGAACATCTTTAGTTTTTCAATTCATCCAGAGAGATGATCTGTGCCTGGTTTTACGTTCATCTATCCTGTTGAAACATAAAGTTTGAAAACATATTTGAGAAACTCTAGGTAGCAATAGTGTCTTGATGAACACACAAGTTTGGAAGATACATCATCTTGGAACTATGAATGTGTAATTTGTACAAATCCATCCAGTAGATATTTCCTGATGAGTAAACTATGGTTCCAGGGAATAATCAAAGTATTCATCCTCTGAATATGATCAAAATCTTCACTGACTTTACAGACAATTCATCCAATTGTTGATGAGATGTACGTAACCCTAGCCTCACTTACCTGGTGAATATA
This window of the Labrus mixtus chromosome 2, fLabMix1.1, whole genome shotgun sequence genome carries:
- the LOC132988185 gene encoding monocyte to macrophage differentiation factor 2-like, coding for MNLVRYMNNRVPPNKRYQPTEYEHAANCATHALWIIPSLLGSSVLHFQSEDQWEQLSAWVYGAGLSSLFIISTLFHTVAWKKSHLRSVEHCFHMCDRMVIYFFIAASYAPWLNLRELGPWASHMRWLVWVMASFGTTYVFFFHERYKIMELICYTVMGVFPALVILSMPEQAGLCELLLGGACYCMGMVFFKSDGIVPFAHAIWHLFVAMGAAIHYYAIWKYLYVLPPNQVQTSR